A single region of the Microbulbifer sp. MKSA007 genome encodes:
- the moaD gene encoding molybdopterin converting factor subunit 1: MVKVLFFARLRQQLGMGETTLEDFSGSLSELRNTLCEQHPDWSPHLQRDDIRMALNQELAETGAQVKAGDEVAFFPPVTGG, translated from the coding sequence ATGGTAAAGGTTCTGTTTTTCGCCCGTCTGCGCCAGCAATTGGGCATGGGCGAGACTACCCTGGAGGACTTTTCCGGCAGTCTCAGCGAGTTGCGCAATACCCTATGTGAACAGCACCCGGATTGGAGCCCGCACCTGCAAAGGGATGATATTCGTATGGCCCTGAACCAGGAGCTGGCAGAAACCGGAGCCCAGGTGAAGGCTGGGGATGAAGTTGCATTTTTCCCGCCGGTTACCGGCGGTTAG
- the moaE gene encoding molybdopterin synthase catalytic subunit MoaE — MKAVDRIEVCETPLDVAAEYTALQGNSGDGACALFVGSVRDFNAGSDVCGLALEHYPGMTEKSLQQIINDARDRWSLGRVTIVHRVGPMQINDEIVFVGVTSPHRQAAFAACQYIMDRLKTEAPFWKREAVADESGKPSERWVEARASDAAEMEKWSAG; from the coding sequence ATGAAAGCCGTTGATCGTATTGAAGTCTGTGAAACGCCCCTCGACGTAGCGGCTGAATATACTGCGCTGCAAGGCAACAGTGGTGATGGTGCCTGCGCCCTGTTTGTGGGTTCGGTGCGGGACTTCAATGCGGGCAGTGATGTCTGCGGCCTGGCCCTGGAACACTATCCGGGCATGACCGAAAAAAGCCTGCAACAGATTATCAATGATGCCCGCGATCGCTGGTCCCTGGGCCGCGTGACTATCGTCCACCGGGTTGGCCCCATGCAGATCAACGACGAGATTGTTTTTGTCGGCGTTACCAGCCCCCACCGCCAGGCTGCCTTTGCCGCCTGCCAATACATCATGGATCGCCTCAAAACTGAGGCGCCTTTCTGGAAGCGCGAAGCGGTTGCGGATGAGTCCGGTAAGCCTTCAGAGCGCTGGGTCGAAGCCCGGGCCAGTGATGCTGCGGAGATGGAAAAGTGGTCCGCCGGCTGA
- the modA gene encoding molybdate ABC transporter substrate-binding protein codes for MVRRLSLLLSALLVAIALPVNADNCTLRVAVAASFRPALEEVLPEFERRHACVVQISSGSSGVLYQQIAHRAPFDLFLSADRERPELLEKQGGALGNSRQTYALGLLALWHPKSESNIEQLLQTWPDKIVLADPKVAPFGSAARQALQSLDLWKKNKLN; via the coding sequence GTGGTCCGCCGGCTGAGCCTGCTGCTATCCGCTTTACTGGTGGCCATCGCGCTACCGGTAAATGCGGATAACTGCACCTTGCGGGTGGCGGTAGCGGCCAGTTTCCGCCCGGCACTGGAGGAGGTACTGCCGGAATTTGAGCGTCGCCATGCCTGTGTGGTGCAAATCAGTAGCGGCAGCTCCGGGGTGCTCTACCAACAAATAGCGCACCGCGCGCCCTTTGATTTATTCCTGTCTGCGGATCGCGAGCGACCTGAACTGTTGGAAAAGCAGGGCGGGGCACTGGGCAACAGTCGTCAGACTTACGCCCTGGGTTTACTGGCCCTCTGGCACCCAAAATCGGAATCGAATATCGAGCAGTTACTGCAAACCTGGCCCGATAAAATTGTATTAGCCGATCCGAAAGTAGCGCCATTCGGCAGTGCCGCACGGCAAGCGCTGCAAAGCCTGGATTTGTGGAAAAAAAACAAACTCAATTAG
- a CDS encoding substrate-binding domain-containing protein, with product MEKKQTQLARAHNAGQAYLMLDSGNAQLGFVAASQMQAAGRDNYWLLPQHLYKPIEQQLLIPTQSRRPKEAQSLADYLRSAEVQVQLQHLGYGVLPTQYRSRDGGSGL from the coding sequence GTGGAAAAAAAACAAACTCAATTAGCCCGAGCGCACAATGCAGGCCAAGCCTACTTAATGTTGGATTCCGGCAATGCGCAGTTGGGCTTTGTCGCCGCCAGCCAGATGCAAGCAGCCGGCCGCGATAACTACTGGTTGCTGCCGCAGCATTTGTATAAACCCATTGAACAGCAGCTGCTGATTCCCACCCAGAGTCGCCGACCTAAAGAGGCACAGTCCCTCGCCGACTATTTGCGTTCAGCGGAAGTGCAGGTGCAACTACAGCACTTGGGTTACGGTGTTTTGCCGACTCAATATCGAAGTAGAGATGGAGGGAGTGGCTTATGA
- the modB gene encoding molybdate ABC transporter permease subunit, whose product MNIAAADWQALWLTLKLAGLTTLLLFIIGVPLAWKLSQWQSRWRHCIEVLITLPLVLPPTVLGFYLLLLFSPNYAPGQWLSQLFDGPLVFSFTGLVFASVIYSLPFMVQPLLAAFNANGQRLTQAAAALGIPPWAALLKVLLPASRAAIVSACALTFAHTLGEFGVVLMIGGSIPGETQVVSIALYQHVEAMEYGAAHRLALMLMGITTVLLLAARWLGHSLAPRGSNSERVKPVMGVLG is encoded by the coding sequence ATGAATATCGCCGCTGCCGACTGGCAGGCCCTGTGGCTAACTTTAAAATTGGCCGGCTTAACTACCTTGCTCCTGTTTATTATCGGCGTGCCCCTGGCCTGGAAATTGAGCCAATGGCAGAGCCGCTGGCGCCATTGCATAGAGGTATTAATTACCCTACCGCTGGTACTGCCACCCACGGTGTTGGGTTTTTATTTACTGCTTTTATTTTCCCCTAACTATGCTCCCGGGCAGTGGCTGTCACAACTTTTTGATGGCCCTTTGGTGTTTTCCTTTACCGGCCTGGTATTTGCGTCAGTAATTTATTCCCTACCGTTTATGGTGCAGCCGCTGCTAGCCGCGTTTAATGCCAATGGTCAGCGTTTGACCCAGGCTGCCGCAGCACTGGGTATACCGCCCTGGGCGGCACTATTAAAAGTTCTTTTGCCGGCGAGTCGCGCCGCTATTGTGAGTGCCTGCGCTTTAACGTTTGCCCATACCCTGGGTGAGTTCGGGGTAGTGCTGATGATTGGTGGCTCTATTCCCGGTGAGACCCAGGTGGTTTCTATTGCTCTTTATCAACATGTGGAGGCGATGGAATACGGTGCGGCGCACCGGCTGGCTTTGATGTTGATGGGAATTACTACGGTACTGCTACTCGCTGCCCGTTGGCTGGGGCATAGTTTGGCCCCGCGCGGATCAAACAGCGAGCGCGTTAAACCGGTAATGGGGGTGCTGGGCTAA
- a CDS encoding ATP-binding cassette domain-containing protein, whose protein sequence is MEITLPLFGTASTTSDSSGLSVTGLVTPLNATTPWQLELPASGVFGLTGPSGSGKSTLLAALAGQRHCRGNITFANTVWQRGRRALATHKRTLSLGFQDSRLFAGQSVADNLALARRYSRRPLSEEECGRLLEAFGIEPLLHQPVELLSGGEAQRVAVLRQLYNNAPLQLFDEPLSAVDRAQVLRRLLPTLRDFWARYPALVIWTSHDFDEIQLLAQRCLWMDSANLSAPLSLPEIAQRLDSHGVGDSCRSRIEARVESLNDGLLTLDLGGISIFADRVAGHYRKGDTAAFLLEAGDISLSVEKPGLSSILNCLPVTLVAKQNLTDGRIRLHLAAADQVFYADISRLSCERLELREGTTYFAQFKAGSLAGL, encoded by the coding sequence ATGGAAATCACCTTACCCCTTTTCGGTACTGCGTCTACCACTTCTGATTCCAGCGGATTGAGTGTTACAGGGCTGGTGACTCCGCTTAACGCTACGACTCCCTGGCAATTAGAGCTGCCTGCCTCTGGAGTTTTTGGCCTTACCGGTCCTTCCGGCAGCGGCAAGAGCACATTACTGGCTGCTTTGGCTGGCCAGCGCCATTGCCGTGGCAATATCACTTTTGCCAATACGGTTTGGCAGCGCGGACGCCGCGCCCTGGCTACCCACAAAAGAACGCTTTCTTTGGGCTTTCAGGATAGCCGCTTGTTTGCCGGCCAGTCGGTGGCGGATAACCTGGCACTGGCCCGCCGTTACAGCCGCAGGCCACTGTCCGAGGAAGAGTGTGGTCGGCTGCTAGAGGCTTTTGGTATTGAACCGCTACTCCATCAGCCGGTGGAGCTATTGTCTGGTGGAGAAGCCCAGCGAGTGGCTGTATTACGCCAGCTTTATAACAACGCGCCGCTGCAATTATTTGATGAGCCGCTTTCAGCGGTTGACCGCGCCCAGGTACTGCGGCGCCTATTGCCGACCCTACGGGATTTCTGGGCTCGATATCCGGCGCTGGTAATCTGGACCAGTCACGACTTTGATGAAATCCAGCTACTGGCCCAGCGCTGTTTATGGATGGATTCTGCCAATTTGTCCGCACCACTTTCTTTACCTGAAATTGCCCAGCGCCTGGATAGCCACGGCGTAGGGGATAGCTGCCGCAGCCGGATTGAAGCGCGAGTGGAATCCCTAAACGATGGTCTGCTGACTTTGGATTTAGGGGGGATTTCTATCTTTGCAGATAGGGTGGCAGGCCATTATCGCAAAGGCGATACCGCAGCTTTTCTGCTGGAAGCTGGAGATATTAGCCTCAGTGTAGAGAAGCCGGGCCTGTCCAGTATCCTCAATTGCTTGCCGGTAACTTTAGTTGCTAAGCAGAACCTTACCGACGGCCGCATTCGTTTACACTTAGCCGCTGCTGATCAGGTGTTCTACGCAGATATTTCCCGTCTCTCCTGCGAGCGCCTAGAACTGCGTGAAGGCACTACCTACTTTGCCCAGTTTAAGGCCGGTAGTCTTGCCGGTTTGTAA
- a CDS encoding MFS transporter translates to MSDIYEWAPEDSKFWQSKGKKIANRNLWISIPSLLCGFAVWLYWGIITVQMLNLGFPIAKADLFTLMAIAGLTGATLRIPSSFFIRLFGGRNTIVFTTALLMIPALGTGIALQNPETPLWVFQLLALLSGIGGGNFASSMSNISFFFPKEKQGLALGLNAGLGNFGVTTMQILVPLFMTFGAFGAAGGDPMTLVSSSGSLIGKVPAGSEAWIQNAGFVWLLFLIPLAFVGWFGMNNLRTDEVTPDVGSSIGAMLKMTMMLGIGLFTAITGLWLLLPEAANGSGWGVPKEIVLVLVIAATVFGLKLLPGEIKTSLQRQYRIFNNKHTWVMSVIYTMTFGSFIGFAAAFPLAIKVIFGYSHVMVDGVMTHDTINNNGPSALMYAWMGPFIGALIRPVGGWISDRIGGALVTQICAAIMVGSALGVAYYMKAAYGSATPEEFFLPFFLLFLVLFAATGIGNGSTFRTIAMVFPKEQAGPVLGWTSAVAAYGAFYIPKVFGEQIKATTPEYALAGIAIFYAVCLVVNYWFYLRKNGEFYNP, encoded by the coding sequence GTGTCTGACATCTACGAGTGGGCCCCAGAGGACAGCAAGTTCTGGCAGTCCAAGGGCAAAAAAATCGCAAACCGGAATTTGTGGATATCCATTCCCAGTTTGCTGTGCGGCTTCGCCGTGTGGCTCTACTGGGGCATTATTACCGTTCAAATGCTCAACCTTGGCTTCCCCATTGCCAAAGCCGATCTGTTTACCCTGATGGCAATTGCCGGCCTCACCGGCGCTACCCTTCGAATACCCAGTAGTTTCTTTATTCGATTGTTCGGTGGGCGCAACACCATTGTCTTTACCACGGCCCTATTGATGATACCTGCCCTAGGCACAGGTATCGCCTTACAAAATCCTGAGACCCCATTGTGGGTATTCCAGTTGCTGGCTCTGCTGTCAGGTATTGGCGGTGGTAACTTCGCCTCTTCCATGTCCAATATCAGCTTCTTTTTCCCCAAGGAAAAACAAGGGTTGGCGCTTGGCCTGAATGCGGGCTTGGGTAACTTCGGTGTTACCACCATGCAGATCCTGGTACCGCTGTTTATGACCTTCGGTGCCTTCGGCGCTGCCGGCGGCGATCCCATGACCCTGGTTAGCAGCTCTGGCTCCCTGATTGGCAAAGTACCAGCCGGTTCTGAAGCGTGGATTCAAAATGCTGGTTTTGTATGGCTGCTGTTCCTGATTCCACTGGCCTTTGTAGGTTGGTTCGGTATGAACAACCTGCGCACCGACGAAGTCACCCCGGATGTGGGCAGCTCTATCGGCGCGATGTTGAAGATGACCATGATGTTGGGAATCGGCCTCTTCACCGCAATCACAGGTCTGTGGCTGTTGCTTCCCGAAGCGGCTAACGGTTCAGGCTGGGGTGTGCCCAAGGAAATCGTTCTGGTACTGGTAATCGCCGCTACCGTGTTCGGCTTGAAGCTGCTGCCCGGTGAGATTAAAACCAGCTTGCAGCGTCAGTACCGTATCTTCAACAACAAGCACACCTGGGTGATGAGTGTCATTTACACCATGACCTTCGGCAGCTTTATCGGTTTCGCAGCGGCCTTCCCCCTGGCTATCAAGGTGATCTTCGGATACAGCCACGTGATGGTGGACGGGGTTATGACTCACGATACCATCAACAACAATGGCCCCAGCGCCCTGATGTACGCCTGGATGGGTCCGTTTATCGGCGCCCTGATTCGCCCGGTAGGTGGTTGGATCTCCGACCGCATCGGCGGAGCCCTGGTTACCCAAATCTGTGCTGCAATCATGGTGGGTAGTGCCCTGGGTGTGGCTTACTACATGAAGGCCGCCTACGGCTCAGCCACTCCGGAAGAGTTCTTCCTGCCCTTCTTCCTGCTGTTCCTGGTGCTGTTCGCCGCTACCGGTATCGGCAATGGCTCTACCTTCCGCACCATCGCCATGGTGTTCCCGAAAGAGCAGGCAGGCCCGGTATTGGGATGGACTTCAGCAGTTGCCGCCTACGGTGCCTTCTATATTCCCAAGGTCTTCGGCGAGCAGATCAAAGCCACCACTCCGGAGTATGCTCTGGCAGGCATTGCTATCTTCTACGCAGTTTGCCTGGTAGTTAACTACTGGTTCTACCTGCGCAAAAACGGTGAATTCTACAATCCATAA
- the narL gene encoding two-component system response regulator NarL, translated as MTSSATVMMVDDHPLFRKGLKQLFAMEPSLELVAEASSGEEALELAKQHEPDLILLDLNMRGMDGLDTLRAMRAADVASRIVILTVSDNNADVVSCIRAGADGYLLKDMEPEDILDQVIQATHGKLAISQRLTEILASALRKPDNSGADTLSTLTSREYQILQLIADGLSNKLIARELDISDATVKVHVKHLLKKLGMRSRVEAAVWMVNQKRPESQNRSH; from the coding sequence ATGACTTCTTCTGCCACGGTAATGATGGTTGATGACCATCCTCTGTTTCGTAAAGGTCTCAAGCAATTGTTTGCTATGGAGCCCAGCCTGGAGTTGGTAGCTGAGGCCAGCAGCGGGGAGGAAGCGCTGGAGCTGGCCAAACAGCACGAGCCGGACCTTATTCTATTGGACCTGAATATGCGCGGTATGGACGGGCTGGATACCCTGCGGGCAATGCGTGCAGCCGATGTAGCCTCTCGCATCGTGATACTCACTGTTTCCGATAACAATGCGGACGTAGTTTCCTGTATTCGTGCCGGTGCCGATGGTTACCTGCTCAAGGATATGGAGCCGGAAGATATTCTCGATCAGGTTATCCAGGCCACACACGGCAAGCTCGCTATCAGCCAGCGCCTTACCGAGATCCTCGCCTCCGCTCTGCGCAAGCCGGACAATTCCGGTGCGGATACCCTGTCGACGCTGACCAGTCGCGAATACCAGATCTTGCAATTGATCGCCGATGGCCTCAGTAACAAGTTAATCGCCCGTGAATTGGATATCAGTGATGCCACTGTCAAGGTTCACGTTAAACACTTATTGAAAAAGTTGGGCATGCGCTCCCGCGTAGAAGCTGCTGTGTGGATGGTTAATCAGAAGCGACCGGAATCCCAAAACCGCAGCCACTAA
- the moeA gene encoding molybdopterin molybdotransferase MoeA: MPTIDCCSQPGLMPIESAREKLLEALSPISGTETLPLAQAAGRVLAEDVISTVNLPPCDNSAMDGYALRFEDLASGLPLELIGKSFAGAPFDGVVNPGTCVRIMTGAAVPAGADTVVMQENVDAQGESIRINCEVRAGDHVRRCGEDVAEGASLLKVGERISVPHIALLAAAGVGTVTVVRKPVIALFSTGDELRQPGEALGKGDIYDSNRIALLSALEQLDLDVLDLGILPDNKQAITNALQRASEEADAIITSGGVSVGEADYTREVLEELGEIGFWKVAMKPGKPFAFGFIQGTPFFGLPGNPVSALVTFYQLAVPALSVMKGDQWTGPQTLQAKLLKPLNKKPGRTDFQRGVYRSDENGMLVVEPVGTQGSHILSGLAAANCFIVLARESGSVEAGEQVVIEPLRVPLG, translated from the coding sequence ATGCCCACTATCGACTGCTGTAGCCAACCGGGCCTGATGCCCATCGAAAGCGCCCGCGAAAAACTTCTTGAGGCACTGAGCCCAATCAGTGGCACTGAGACTTTGCCCCTGGCACAAGCCGCCGGTCGAGTATTGGCTGAGGATGTTATCTCCACAGTAAACCTACCGCCATGCGACAACTCCGCAATGGACGGTTACGCCCTGCGCTTTGAAGACCTGGCCAGTGGCTTGCCACTGGAACTGATCGGCAAATCTTTTGCCGGTGCACCATTTGACGGTGTGGTGAACCCCGGCACCTGCGTGCGCATTATGACAGGAGCCGCAGTACCGGCCGGTGCAGATACGGTAGTGATGCAGGAAAATGTCGATGCCCAGGGGGAGTCGATACGAATAAATTGTGAAGTTCGCGCTGGCGACCATGTTCGCCGCTGCGGTGAAGATGTGGCTGAAGGAGCTAGCCTGCTCAAGGTCGGAGAGCGTATCAGCGTTCCACATATTGCCCTGCTCGCTGCTGCCGGTGTGGGCACAGTGACTGTAGTGCGCAAACCGGTAATCGCACTTTTCTCCACCGGCGATGAATTGCGCCAGCCTGGCGAAGCCCTGGGTAAGGGCGATATCTACGATAGCAATCGCATTGCCCTGTTATCCGCCCTGGAACAGCTGGACCTGGACGTTTTGGATTTGGGTATATTGCCCGATAACAAACAGGCTATTACCAATGCCTTGCAGCGCGCTTCCGAAGAGGCCGATGCTATTATCACCTCCGGTGGAGTCTCCGTTGGCGAAGCGGATTACACCCGTGAAGTGTTGGAAGAGCTGGGAGAGATCGGCTTCTGGAAAGTGGCGATGAAGCCCGGCAAACCTTTTGCATTTGGTTTCATACAGGGAACGCCCTTCTTCGGCCTACCCGGCAACCCAGTTTCCGCCCTGGTAACTTTCTATCAGCTGGCCGTCCCCGCCCTGAGTGTGATGAAAGGCGATCAGTGGACTGGCCCGCAGACCTTACAGGCAAAACTGTTAAAACCGTTGAATAAAAAGCCCGGCCGTACCGATTTCCAGCGGGGTGTATATCGCAGTGATGAAAACGGGATGTTGGTAGTAGAACCGGTTGGTACCCAGGGGAGCCATATTCTTTCCGGTCTGGCTGCTGCTAACTGCTTTATCGTTTTGGCGCGAGAGAGTGGCAGTGTAGAGGCTGGGGAGCAGGTGGTGATTGAGCCTTTGAGAGTGCCGTTGGGGTAG
- a CDS encoding cytochrome c5 family protein, translated as MKRILGIVAALAVSAATAVAQQSVDEEIAERIAPAGETCMKGEECAAAVAAAPEGASGGAARSGQDIYNASCQTCHAMGVAGAPKFGDAAAWAPRIAKGMDTLYNNAINGINAMPAKGLCMDCSDDEIKAAVNYMVDNSK; from the coding sequence ATGAAGCGTATTTTGGGTATTGTGGCGGCATTGGCCGTCAGTGCGGCTACGGCAGTGGCCCAGCAGTCTGTTGATGAAGAAATCGCAGAGCGAATTGCTCCGGCAGGTGAAACCTGCATGAAAGGTGAAGAGTGCGCAGCAGCAGTAGCGGCAGCTCCTGAGGGCGCTAGCGGCGGCGCTGCTCGCAGTGGTCAGGATATCTACAACGCAAGCTGCCAGACCTGTCACGCAATGGGTGTTGCAGGTGCGCCAAAATTTGGTGATGCCGCAGCTTGGGCGCCCCGTATTGCCAAGGGCATGGACACTCTTTATAACAATGCCATTAACGGTATCAATGCCATGCCGGCCAAAGGCCTGTGTATGGACTGTAGCGATGACGAGATCAAAGCTGCTGTGAATTACATGGTGGATAACAGCAAGTAA
- the rep gene encoding DNA helicase Rep, whose translation MTQLNPRQSEAVKYVDGPCLVLAGAGSGKTSVITRKIAYLIEQCGYAARNIAALTFTNKAAREMKERVSKLLAGPDGKRSKASHGLTVSTFHNLGLNILRKEYRAAGFKPGFSIFDAEDARALIKELMLRDGDLDTDLLDRVQNQISNWKNDMLTPRRALEQAQSPGEQAIAVAYDRYCEALKAYNAVDFDDLILLPVQLFDKDPELLQRWRKKIRYLLVDEYQDTNNSQYLLVKLLVGGRGGLTVVGDDDQSIYAWRGARPENMSALKTDFPNLRLIKLEQNYRSTSRILKVANHLIAHNPHEFDKALWSDRGLGEEIRVLKVANETEEAERVANEVFLQKSRRGCKFMDFAVLYRGNHQARLIEMKLQEHQVPYQMSGGTSFFARAEIKDVMAYLRLLVNPDDDNAFLRIINTPRRQIGTSSLEALGNYAKGREISMFKACSELGFKEHINEQGYERLNRFALWLEGVQRNCRDTTANGALREMLEDIDYAGWLSQNASSEKVAEKRMENVYWLLESLNKIMEGTDDELEQDIRLEQAISKLILRDMLERQEEEEATDKVSLMTLHAAKGLEFPHVFMIGMEENLLPHRNSIEDDNIEEERRLTYVGITRAQRTLTMTLAGKRKQFGETQDTTPSRFIDELPEEDVLLEGFGKATPEQNQAKGEETLGSLLSMFD comes from the coding sequence ATGACCCAGCTCAATCCCCGCCAATCCGAAGCCGTGAAGTATGTCGATGGCCCTTGCCTGGTACTGGCCGGTGCCGGCTCCGGCAAAACCAGCGTAATTACCCGCAAGATCGCCTACCTGATCGAGCAATGTGGCTACGCCGCGCGCAATATCGCCGCCCTCACCTTCACCAACAAGGCGGCACGGGAGATGAAAGAGCGGGTCAGCAAACTGCTGGCGGGCCCGGATGGCAAGCGCTCCAAGGCAAGTCACGGTCTCACCGTATCCACCTTTCACAACCTTGGGTTGAATATCCTGCGTAAGGAATACCGCGCCGCCGGCTTTAAGCCCGGCTTCTCCATCTTCGATGCGGAAGACGCCCGCGCCCTGATCAAGGAGCTGATGCTCAGGGATGGCGACCTGGATACAGACCTGTTGGATCGGGTACAAAACCAGATCTCCAACTGGAAGAACGATATGCTCACCCCGCGCCGTGCCCTCGAGCAGGCACAGAGCCCCGGTGAACAGGCCATCGCGGTTGCCTACGATCGCTACTGTGAAGCCCTCAAGGCCTACAATGCCGTCGACTTCGACGACCTGATCCTGCTGCCGGTACAGCTGTTCGACAAAGATCCAGAGTTACTGCAACGCTGGCGCAAAAAGATTCGCTACCTACTGGTGGACGAATATCAGGACACCAACAACTCCCAGTATCTGCTGGTAAAGCTGCTGGTGGGCGGGCGCGGTGGCCTCACAGTGGTGGGAGACGATGACCAGTCTATCTACGCCTGGCGCGGCGCGCGCCCGGAAAATATGAGTGCGCTGAAGACCGACTTCCCCAACCTTCGCCTGATCAAACTGGAGCAAAACTACCGCTCCACCAGCCGCATCCTCAAAGTGGCCAACCACCTGATCGCCCACAATCCTCACGAATTCGACAAAGCATTGTGGTCCGATCGCGGTCTGGGTGAGGAGATCCGCGTGCTCAAGGTGGCTAATGAAACTGAAGAAGCAGAACGAGTCGCCAACGAGGTTTTCCTACAAAAGAGCCGTCGCGGCTGCAAATTTATGGATTTTGCCGTGCTCTATCGCGGCAACCACCAAGCGCGCCTGATCGAAATGAAATTGCAGGAGCACCAGGTTCCCTACCAGATGTCCGGCGGTACTTCCTTCTTCGCCCGCGCCGAAATCAAGGATGTGATGGCCTACCTGCGCCTGTTGGTGAATCCGGATGATGACAACGCATTCCTGCGCATTATCAATACCCCGCGTCGCCAAATAGGTACCAGCAGCCTGGAAGCCTTGGGCAACTACGCCAAGGGCCGCGAGATTTCCATGTTCAAAGCCTGCTCGGAACTGGGCTTTAAGGAGCATATCAACGAGCAGGGTTACGAGCGCCTGAATCGCTTCGCCCTGTGGCTCGAAGGGGTACAGCGCAACTGTCGCGATACCACCGCCAATGGTGCCCTGCGTGAAATGCTGGAAGATATCGACTACGCCGGTTGGCTCTCGCAAAACGCCAGCAGCGAGAAGGTGGCCGAGAAGCGCATGGAAAATGTGTATTGGCTGCTGGAGAGCCTCAACAAGATTATGGAGGGCACGGACGATGAGTTGGAGCAGGATATCCGCCTGGAACAGGCCATCTCCAAACTGATCCTGCGGGACATGCTGGAGCGCCAGGAAGAAGAGGAAGCCACCGATAAGGTCAGCCTTATGACCCTGCACGCCGCCAAGGGCCTGGAGTTCCCCCACGTGTTTATGATCGGTATGGAAGAGAACTTACTTCCCCACCGCAACAGTATTGAAGACGACAACATCGAAGAGGAGCGCCGCCTCACCTACGTGGGTATCACTCGCGCCCAGCGCACCCTCACCATGACTTTGGCAGGCAAGCGCAAACAGTTCGGCGAAACCCAGGACACAACACCCAGCCGCTTTATTGACGAATTGCCGGAAGAAGATGTGTTGTTGGAAGGATTTGGTAAGGCGACGCCGGAGCAGAATCAGGCGAAGGGAGAGGAAACTTTAGGGTCTTTGCTGAGTATGTTTGATTGA
- a CDS encoding DUF3565 domain-containing protein, producing MQQPIAGYHLDEENHWVAELACGHFQHVRHNPPWTNRPWVITEQGRESMLGFQLNCKKCDEGAPPDTLEKVV from the coding sequence ATGCAACAACCCATCGCCGGCTACCACCTGGATGAAGAGAATCACTGGGTGGCGGAGCTCGCCTGTGGCCACTTCCAACATGTACGCCACAACCCTCCCTGGACCAACCGGCCCTGGGTGATCACTGAACAAGGGCGCGAGTCCATGCTGGGATTCCAGCTCAATTGCAAGAAATGCGATGAGGGTGCACCGCCCGATACGCTCGAAAAGGTTGTATAG
- a CDS encoding YaiI/YqxD family protein: protein MTKLWVDADACPVAIKEILFRAAERTATELTLVANQAVRVPPSRYIRSVQVTAGFDVADNEIVQRCEAGDLVITSDIPLAAEVIDKGAEALNPRGERYTKANIRARLNMRDFMDTLRSSGVHTGGPPALSQADRKDFADQLDRWLAKSRK, encoded by the coding sequence ATGACAAAACTCTGGGTCGATGCCGACGCCTGCCCGGTTGCCATCAAAGAAATCCTGTTTCGCGCCGCTGAGCGCACAGCCACAGAACTGACACTGGTTGCTAACCAAGCGGTGCGGGTGCCGCCGTCGCGTTATATTCGCTCCGTGCAAGTGACAGCCGGTTTTGATGTGGCGGATAACGAGATTGTACAGCGCTGTGAGGCGGGGGATCTGGTTATTACCAGCGATATCCCCCTGGCGGCAGAGGTGATCGACAAGGGTGCTGAAGCCCTTAACCCCCGTGGGGAGCGCTATACCAAAGCCAATATCCGCGCGCGTCTGAATATGCGGGACTTTATGGATACCCTGCGCTCCAGCGGTGTGCATACCGGCGGACCACCGGCCCTTAGCCAGGCCGACCGCAAAGATTTTGCCGATCAGTTAGATAGATGGCTGGCAAAGAGTCGCAAGTAA